From a single Anaerolineales bacterium genomic region:
- a CDS encoding NAD(P)H-binding protein: MRVLITGATGFTGSRVVPLLLENGFNVRCFVRETSDRSRLGKLPVEWVTGDLSDTEALTSALHGVDTLVNIASLGFGHAESILRSAKEAGVRRGIFISTTAIFTQLNAGSKSVRLAAEETIQASGLDYTILRPTMIFGSPRDRNMWRLIRLLRFLPIIPIFGDGESLQQPIFVDDVAQAVLLALQNDITIGKSYNIAGKAPLTYNQVIDTVAFALGKRVWKLYLPYMPIVRFLQFTERMRLRLPIKAEQVLRLNENKAFSYEEAQRDFGFSPRSFAEGIELECKT; this comes from the coding sequence ATGAGAGTCCTCATTACAGGCGCAACGGGATTTACAGGCTCGCGCGTCGTCCCACTTCTCTTGGAAAACGGATTCAACGTCCGCTGTTTTGTGCGCGAGACCAGTGACCGCTCACGGCTTGGCAAACTGCCAGTAGAGTGGGTGACAGGTGACCTTTCCGATACAGAAGCGCTGACCTCCGCCCTGCATGGCGTGGATACGCTCGTCAACATCGCATCGCTCGGCTTCGGGCACGCAGAATCAATTCTGAGGTCCGCAAAAGAGGCGGGCGTGAGGCGCGGAATCTTCATCAGCACCACCGCCATCTTCACCCAGTTGAATGCGGGCAGTAAATCCGTCCGCCTTGCCGCCGAAGAAACCATCCAAGCCAGCGGACTGGACTACACCATCCTGCGCCCGACCATGATCTTCGGCAGTCCGCGCGACCGCAATATGTGGCGGCTGATTCGTCTGTTGCGATTTTTGCCCATCATCCCCATCTTCGGTGACGGTGAGTCTTTGCAGCAGCCCATCTTTGTGGACGATGTTGCTCAAGCCGTGCTGCTCGCCCTGCAAAACGACATTACCATCGGCAAGAGTTACAACATCGCAGGCAAAGCCCCGTTGACCTACAACCAAGTCATCGACACGGTGGCATTTGCGCTTGGCAAGCGCGTTTGGAAACTTTACCTGCCGTACATGCCCATCGTGCGTTTTTTGCAATTCACCGAGCGGATGCGGCTTCGTCTGCCCATCAAAGCCGAACAAGTGCTGAGATTGAATGAGAACAAGGCGTTTTCGTATGAAGAAGCGCAAAGGGATTTTGGTTTCAGTCCGCGTAGTTTTGCCGAGGGGATTGAATTGGAATGCAAAACTTGA
- a CDS encoding Zn-ribbon domain-containing OB-fold protein: MEIPRHWRLKKQRYGLVGEVCPHCDHKIFPPRDVCPNCGDEAKDLFTFSGKGEVYSYTTIYEAPAGYESQAPYTVALVKLDEGPMLTAQLTDVDNSEVQIGMPVEMVTRKMRNDGDERGLIVYGYKFRPQNFVPQQ, translated from the coding sequence ATGGAAATTCCACGACACTGGCGTCTTAAAAAACAACGATACGGACTCGTTGGCGAGGTTTGTCCGCATTGCGATCACAAGATCTTTCCCCCGCGCGACGTCTGCCCGAACTGCGGCGACGAAGCCAAAGACCTGTTCACGTTCAGCGGCAAAGGTGAAGTCTATTCCTACACCACCATCTACGAAGCCCCCGCAGGCTACGAATCCCAAGCTCCCTACACCGTCGCGCTCGTCAAACTGGACGAAGGTCCCATGCTCACCGCGCAGTTGACCGATGTGGATAACTCCGAAGTCCAGATCGGCATGCCCGTGGAGATGGTGACGAGGAAAATGCGGAACGATGGCGATGAGAGAGGGTTGATTGTATATGGATATAAGTTCCGACCTCAAAATTTTGTACCCCAGCAGTAG
- a CDS encoding heavy-metal-associated domain-containing protein: MKKTLLRSQELSCPSCVAKIEGALKALGGVSEAKVFFNTGKIEVQHDPQIVKAEDLVKTVKSVGYEAREAIF, translated from the coding sequence ATGAAAAAGACCCTTTTACGCAGTCAGGAACTCTCTTGCCCCTCGTGCGTCGCAAAGATCGAGGGCGCGCTCAAGGCGCTGGGCGGTGTCAGCGAGGCGAAGGTGTTTTTCAACACGGGCAAGATCGAGGTCCAGCATGACCCGCAGATTGTCAAAGCCGAGGACCTCGTCAAGACGGTGAAGTCGGTCGGGTACGAAGCACGCGAAGCCATATTTTAA
- a CDS encoding cation-translocating P-type ATPase: MNKIKSVFSNLQQRRKLLTIISGALILIAFGADYFFGWRTIFNVAMIGAALTAGWDIAVRAIVSLQNRHISIELLVTIATLGALWIGEYWEAAAVTFLFIFGAYLEARTLSQTRKVLSGLLDLAPTTAVVVRDGKQVEVMPNEVTSDETVLVKPGTRVPVDGEVINGRSAVDESTITGEPIPEEKSIGSKVFAGTINQNGLLKVRATGIGADTMLARIIRRVEEAQDEKAPTQRFIERFANWYTPFIIVLSIATYIITRDIELALTLLVIGCPGALVISTPVSVVAGIGRAAKSGILIKGGEYLENAGKISALALDKTGTLTQGKPRVTDVIPFASFLDPNLPAVSGSWDSAQATILRWAGVVEAGSEHPLARSILSAAESLGEIPTAQHFDTFTGRGVQAQYDGHIISVGTLELMRQLKVSVDDQARAVLNHLKSEGKTAVLVALDGRVIGVLGIADPIRETTASMICRLKEVGLKRIVMLTGDDRLTAQSIARQAGIEDVRAELLPDDKLSAIRDLQKDGHVVAMVGDGINDAPALAAADIGIAMGAAGTDIAIETADVALMSDDMMKLPEAIRLSKATLRNIYQNVFIALTTVSMLLLGVLFGKVHMAGGMLIHEASVLIVIVNGMRLLREQPHEGKTLPSFSIAPQASARS; encoded by the coding sequence ATGAACAAAATCAAATCGGTATTCTCAAATTTACAACAGCGTCGTAAACTGCTGACCATCATCAGCGGCGCATTGATCCTTATCGCGTTCGGCGCGGATTATTTTTTCGGCTGGCGGACAATCTTCAATGTGGCGATGATCGGCGCGGCATTGACCGCAGGTTGGGATATTGCCGTGCGTGCCATCGTCAGTTTGCAGAACCGTCACATCAGCATCGAACTGCTGGTCACGATCGCCACGCTCGGTGCGCTTTGGATTGGCGAATATTGGGAAGCCGCCGCAGTGACCTTCCTTTTTATCTTCGGCGCGTATCTTGAAGCGCGCACGCTCAGCCAGACGCGCAAAGTCTTGAGCGGTTTGCTCGATCTCGCGCCGACAACCGCGGTCGTTGTCCGCGACGGCAAACAAGTGGAAGTGATGCCGAACGAAGTCACATCGGATGAGACCGTGCTGGTCAAGCCCGGTACAAGAGTCCCCGTGGACGGCGAAGTGATAAATGGTCGCTCTGCGGTGGACGAAAGCACCATCACGGGCGAACCCATACCCGAAGAAAAATCAATCGGCTCCAAAGTCTTCGCGGGAACCATCAACCAAAATGGTTTACTCAAAGTACGCGCCACAGGCATCGGTGCCGACACCATGCTTGCGCGCATCATCCGCCGCGTCGAGGAAGCGCAGGACGAAAAAGCGCCCACACAGCGTTTCATCGAACGCTTCGCAAACTGGTATACGCCTTTCATCATCGTGCTCAGCATCGCAACCTACATCATCACACGCGACATCGAACTCGCGCTCACATTGCTCGTGATCGGCTGCCCAGGTGCGCTCGTCATCTCCACGCCCGTTTCGGTGGTGGCAGGCATCGGACGCGCTGCGAAGAGCGGCATCCTGATCAAAGGCGGCGAATATCTCGAGAACGCCGGGAAGATTTCCGCACTGGCATTGGATAAGACCGGCACATTGACGCAGGGCAAACCGCGCGTGACGGATGTGATTCCGTTCGCTTCTTTCTTGGATCCGAACCTGCCCGCCGTTTCTGGAAGTTGGGACTCAGCCCAGGCAACCATCCTGCGTTGGGCGGGCGTCGTGGAGGCGGGTTCGGAGCATCCGCTGGCGCGTTCGATATTATCTGCGGCGGAATCGCTGGGCGAAATCCCCACAGCACAACATTTCGACACGTTCACGGGTCGAGGTGTGCAGGCGCAATATGACGGCCACATCATCAGTGTTGGAACGCTTGAATTGATGAGGCAGTTGAAGGTCTCGGTGGACGATCAAGCCCGTGCTGTGCTGAACCACTTGAAGTCCGAGGGGAAGACCGCCGTGCTGGTCGCACTCGATGGGAGAGTCATTGGCGTGCTCGGCATTGCTGACCCGATCCGTGAAACGACTGCATCAATGATTTGCCGCTTGAAAGAGGTTGGACTGAAGCGAATCGTCATGCTCACCGGCGATGATCGCCTGACCGCGCAAAGCATCGCGCGTCAGGCAGGCATTGAGGATGTGCGTGCGGAGTTGCTGCCCGATGATAAACTTTCCGCCATTCGCGATCTACAAAAAGATGGTCACGTGGTCGCGATGGTCGGCGACGGAATCAACGATGCGCCCGCGCTCGCTGCTGCGGATATTGGCATTGCCATGGGCGCGGCTGGAACCGACATCGCTATTGAAACTGCCGACGTTGCGCTAATGTCCGACGATATGATGAAATTGCCCGAAGCGATTCGTCTGTCGAAAGCCACCCTGCGAAACATCTATCAAAATGTCTTCATCGCGCTGACGACCGTGAGCATGTTGCTGCTGGGCGTGTTGTTCGGGAAAGTCCACATGGCGGGTGGGATGTTGATCCACGAAGCCTCGGTGTTGATCGTCATCGTGAACGGAATGCGGCTGCTGAGAGAGCAGCCGCACGAGGGCAAAACTCTTCCTTCCTTTTCCATTGCGCCTCAAGCCTCAGCGAGATCATAA
- a CDS encoding glycosyltransferase family 4 protein, giving the protein MKILLINQVFVSPEEPGHTRHFEMGQFLKTRGHELVIVASDLNYQTGQRTVDRRGLYAEQNFDGVRVLRSYIYPAIHRSYFWRVIAFFSFMFSSIWTALRVKDLDLVMGTTPPIFQAVSAWVVAALRHKPFLLEVRDLWPEFGISMGVLKNPVIIALSRWLEMFLYRRATHILVNSPAYRDYMLAKGVPENKVTYIPYGTDVDMFNPSIDGSSIRRELKVEDKFVVLYAGALGQANDIDTLLRAAERLKKEESISFVLFGDGKERTHLENEAQRMDLHNVIFAGTRPKKDMPRIVASADACLAILQDIPAFRTTYPNKVFDYMAAGRASVIVIDGITRELIETSRGGVYVKPADDAMLAQKILELSQNPARVKERGANAREYLVRNLDRRDKLNETLGLLERLIKQ; this is encoded by the coding sequence ATGAAAATCTTGTTGATCAACCAAGTCTTTGTCTCGCCCGAAGAACCGGGGCACACGCGTCATTTCGAAATGGGACAATTCCTCAAGACACGCGGACATGAACTCGTCATCGTTGCCAGTGATCTGAATTATCAGACGGGGCAGCGCACGGTGGATCGCCGCGGACTTTATGCCGAGCAGAACTTCGATGGTGTGCGCGTGTTGCGTTCATATATTTATCCCGCCATTCACCGCAGTTATTTCTGGCGCGTGATCGCCTTCTTCAGTTTTATGTTTTCGTCCATTTGGACTGCCTTGCGCGTCAAAGATTTGGACCTTGTGATGGGAACCACGCCGCCGATCTTTCAAGCGGTTTCGGCGTGGGTGGTGGCGGCATTGCGCCATAAACCGTTCCTGCTCGAAGTGCGCGACCTGTGGCCCGAGTTTGGCATCAGCATGGGCGTGTTGAAGAACCCTGTCATCATTGCGCTTTCGCGCTGGCTGGAAATGTTCCTCTACAGACGCGCCACGCATATTCTAGTCAACTCGCCCGCGTACCGCGATTATATGCTTGCCAAAGGCGTACCCGAAAATAAAGTGACTTACATCCCCTACGGCACCGATGTGGACATGTTCAATCCGTCCATTGATGGTTCGTCCATTCGCAGGGAACTCAAGGTCGAAGATAAATTCGTGGTTTTGTATGCTGGCGCGCTCGGTCAGGCAAATGATATTGATACGCTTTTGCGTGCGGCGGAGAGATTGAAGAAGGAAGAAAGCATCAGCTTTGTATTGTTTGGAGACGGAAAAGAACGCACGCATCTCGAAAACGAAGCGCAGCGCATGGATTTGCACAATGTCATCTTTGCGGGCACGCGCCCCAAAAAAGATATGCCGCGCATCGTTGCATCCGCCGACGCCTGCCTCGCCATCCTGCAAGATATTCCCGCCTTCCGCACCACCTACCCGAACAAGGTCTTCGATTACATGGCGGCGGGACGCGCCAGCGTCATCGTCATAGACGGGATCACACGTGAGTTGATCGAAACTTCGCGCGGCGGCGTATATGTGAAGCCTGCCGATGATGCCATGCTCGCGCAGAAAATCCTTGAACTCTCGCAGAACCCTGCGCGGGTCAAAGAGAGGGGTGCGAACGCCCGTGAGTATCTTGTCAGAAATTTGGATCGGCGCGATAAGTTGAATGAAACGCTCGGTTTGCTTGAAAGATTAATAAAGCAATAA
- a CDS encoding FAD-binding protein, with translation MKFSDFSCPVYKLGDTNYEDIRYQYATTSQPKANMSPAAIICPKYPNADPDVEKAIRYAAANNIAIAVRTGGHAYSGTSSTTSNNIQLDLSEAYNDWDYDAKTGLLRVGISHSLQELNTKLREKGLFMPTGQCYDVHVGGHAQTGGYGQLSRAFGLFSDQIVSFEIFLADGTKKTISVDSPEQADKDLFFAVFGGGPGNYGIVTHITIRPFKDSDHKYARAFKQIIPYDATFDHNILVQLFDLVQEWENAPGDYDFCVTVAAGEDDFIANRLGHASKDDFMIKHFGDKNGSSPFDVLIVYFQYSNLDNKPDTYDPAWCNKIEAVIRTANHGGSWWKRFKLWVEQMILSLIVKRDNSEITPISKSITQLWTFEGTREFNYPFLKYGQVTDKVASPDWSEWAASRIDEMIGRSEEGLMVFVQCQNFGGRNSAATRNGGRKQTSYAWRNTTVGYNLDIFYNRNMPNAQKHAQDWHSGNLAEGVGPNGKFSTTDHRWFWASHDNTNMHKVWQYYYSEEDYAKCCKIKAEVDPNGVFTSNTFVVGYPDSAPKHHTLNVAPITETIITGEPEEVLDDAAFTKGHADRAKQRAKEKGINVTNFFR, from the coding sequence ATGAAGTTTTCCGACTTTTCCTGTCCTGTGTACAAGCTGGGTGATACGAATTACGAAGATATTCGTTACCAGTACGCCACGACATCCCAGCCCAAGGCGAATATGTCTCCGGCAGCCATCATCTGCCCAAAATATCCCAACGCGGATCCCGATGTCGAGAAGGCGATCCGTTACGCTGCTGCCAATAACATTGCCATTGCCGTGCGCACGGGTGGACATGCCTATTCAGGCACCTCGTCAACCACGTCCAACAATATCCAACTCGATTTGAGCGAAGCGTACAACGATTGGGATTACGATGCGAAGACCGGCTTGCTCCGTGTTGGCATCAGTCACTCATTACAGGAACTCAACACAAAGTTGAGAGAAAAAGGGCTCTTCATGCCGACCGGTCAATGCTACGATGTCCACGTCGGCGGCCATGCGCAGACGGGCGGTTATGGTCAGTTATCCCGGGCGTTTGGTCTTTTCAGCGACCAAATTGTGTCCTTTGAGATATTCCTTGCAGATGGCACGAAGAAGACCATCAGTGTTGACAGCCCGGAGCAGGCGGACAAGGATCTGTTTTTTGCAGTTTTCGGCGGCGGACCCGGCAACTATGGCATTGTGACCCATATTACCATCCGCCCGTTTAAGGATTCGGACCACAAATACGCCCGTGCGTTCAAGCAAATCATTCCCTATGATGCAACGTTCGACCACAACATTTTGGTGCAGCTGTTCGACCTCGTACAGGAATGGGAAAATGCTCCAGGCGACTATGATTTTTGCGTCACAGTGGCGGCAGGGGAGGATGACTTTATCGCGAATCGACTTGGACATGCTTCGAAGGACGACTTCATGATAAAGCATTTTGGAGACAAGAACGGCTCATCACCATTCGATGTCCTGATCGTCTACTTCCAATACTCGAACCTGGATAATAAACCCGACACATATGACCCGGCGTGGTGCAACAAGATCGAGGCGGTCATCAGAACCGCAAACCATGGAGGCTCATGGTGGAAGCGGTTCAAGCTATGGGTTGAACAGATGATTCTCAGTCTTATCGTGAAGCGTGATAACAGCGAAATCACACCGATTTCGAAAAGTATCACGCAGCTATGGACCTTCGAGGGGACACGCGAGTTCAACTATCCCTTCCTGAAGTACGGTCAGGTCACGGACAAGGTTGCATCGCCCGATTGGTCAGAGTGGGCAGCGTCCCGTATCGATGAGATGATCGGCCGCAGTGAGGAAGGTCTCATGGTGTTTGTGCAATGCCAGAATTTCGGCGGCAGGAACTCGGCGGCGACCAGAAACGGCGGGCGCAAGCAGACCTCCTACGCATGGCGTAACACCACAGTCGGTTACAACCTCGATATTTTCTATAATCGCAACATGCCCAACGCACAAAAACATGCGCAGGATTGGCATAGCGGCAATCTTGCCGAGGGCGTTGGACCAAATGGCAAGTTCTCTACAACTGATCATCGCTGGTTTTGGGCAAGTCACGACAACACCAATATGCATAAGGTGTGGCAGTATTACTACTCTGAGGAGGATTATGCAAAGTGTTGCAAGATCAAAGCGGAGGTGGATCCCAATGGCGTATTCACCTCCAATACGTTTGTCGTAGGGTATCCCGATAGCGCGCCCAAGCATCATACCTTGAACGTTGCGCCGATTACTGAAACGATTATTACTGGCGAGCCCGAAGAGGTATTGGACGATGCCGCGTTCACTAAGGGGCACGCTGACCGCGCTAAGCAACGCGCAAAGGAGAAGGGCATCAATGTAACTAATTTTTTCCGGTGA
- a CDS encoding bifunctional acetate--CoA ligase family protein/GNAT family N-acetyltransferase has translation MDALVPPGFDPAHDVLHYGRHPLDVIFAPKSVAVVGATETAGSVGRTIVWNLISSSFGGTIYPVNPKRSSVLGIKAYPNLSAVPEAVDLVVVVTPAATVPAIIKEAVDLGIKGAIIISAGFKEIGPEGVELERQVMEHARRGNMRIIGPNCLGVMSPITGLNATFASTMARRGSVGFISQSGALCTAILDWSLRENVGFSAFVSIGSMLDVDWSDLIYYLGNDPHTQSIVIYMETIGNARAFLSAAREVGLAKPVIVIKPGRTEGAAKAAASHTGSLTGSDEVLEVAFRRSGVLRVSRIAELFYMAEVLGKQPRPKGRRLTILTNAGGPGVLATDALITDGGELAKLSNETMEEFNQLLPAAWSRNNPVDILGDASPERYRKALEIAAKDSNSDGILVILTPQAMTDPTRTADELIPYAQSLGKPVIASWMGGNEVAPGEAILNKANIPTFPYPDTAARVFNYMSHYAENLHSLYETPMPVGDEAQGQVDRERAADIIKSVRDSGRVILTEYESKQLLASYGIPTVETRIVDSEEAAVQAADAIGYPVVLKLHSETITHKTDVGGVQLNLTDAQAVRNAYLRIRQSVTEKAGAEDFLGVTVQPMEKVEGYELILGSSIDPQFGPVLLFGLGGQLVEVFKDSALALPPLTTTLARRMMENTRIHTALKGVRGRYPVNLAALERLLVRFSQLITEQRWIKELDINPLIASPEKLLALDARVVLYDRDTKEEDLPKLAIRPYPIQYVGSWTAKNKMEFAIRPILPEDESLLVKFHAALSDRSVFMRYLQPMMFQERVVHERLARICHCDYDREITLVAESGSDGGEHAILGVVRLSKLHGTNGARLSILIADPYQGIGLGGELVRRAVEVARQEKLDHLSAVLTSDNQVMQHIFQKLGFSIEPDENKRLLTARIEL, from the coding sequence ATGGACGCTCTTGTACCGCCCGGTTTTGATCCTGCCCATGATGTACTCCATTATGGACGCCATCCCCTGGATGTCATCTTTGCGCCGAAAAGTGTTGCCGTCGTCGGGGCAACGGAAACGGCTGGAAGCGTTGGCCGCACCATTGTCTGGAATTTGATCAGCAGTTCGTTCGGCGGGACCATCTATCCCGTAAATCCGAAGCGTTCGAGCGTGCTCGGCATCAAAGCCTATCCCAATCTCAGCGCTGTGCCTGAAGCGGTGGATCTGGTTGTGGTGGTCACTCCCGCCGCGACCGTGCCTGCCATTATCAAAGAGGCAGTGGACTTGGGCATAAAAGGCGCCATTATCATTTCCGCCGGATTCAAGGAGATCGGACCCGAAGGTGTTGAGTTGGAACGCCAGGTCATGGAACACGCGCGTCGCGGAAACATGCGCATCATCGGACCCAATTGCCTGGGGGTGATGAGCCCTATCACAGGGCTGAACGCCACCTTCGCCAGCACGATGGCGCGGCGCGGCAGTGTGGGCTTCATCAGCCAAAGCGGAGCGTTATGCACCGCCATCCTTGATTGGAGTCTGCGCGAAAACGTCGGGTTCAGTGCGTTCGTATCCATCGGCTCGATGCTGGATGTGGATTGGAGCGACCTCATTTATTATCTTGGCAACGATCCGCATACCCAGAGCATTGTGATTTACATGGAGACGATCGGCAATGCCCGCGCGTTTCTCTCCGCCGCCCGTGAAGTTGGGCTGGCAAAACCGGTCATTGTCATCAAACCGGGGCGCACGGAGGGAGCCGCGAAAGCCGCCGCCTCTCACACCGGATCGTTGACCGGCAGTGACGAAGTGCTCGAGGTTGCTTTCCGCCGAAGCGGAGTGCTGCGCGTCAGCCGGATCGCCGAGTTGTTCTACATGGCGGAGGTGCTGGGAAAACAGCCGCGCCCAAAGGGACGCCGCCTGACGATCCTGACCAATGCCGGTGGCCCCGGTGTGCTTGCCACAGACGCGCTGATCACCGACGGCGGCGAATTGGCGAAACTTTCCAATGAAACCATGGAGGAGTTCAACCAACTTCTGCCAGCCGCATGGAGTCGTAACAATCCAGTGGATATTTTGGGCGATGCCAGCCCGGAGCGTTACCGAAAAGCGCTTGAAATCGCCGCTAAGGATTCCAACAGCGATGGCATCCTCGTCATTCTGACACCTCAAGCCATGACGGATCCCACGCGGACCGCCGATGAATTGATACCCTATGCCCAGTCATTGGGGAAGCCCGTCATCGCATCCTGGATGGGCGGAAATGAAGTCGCTCCCGGGGAGGCGATTCTCAATAAAGCCAACATCCCAACTTTTCCCTATCCCGACACCGCCGCACGCGTCTTTAATTACATGTCGCACTATGCAGAAAATCTGCACAGTTTGTATGAAACGCCCATGCCTGTCGGGGATGAGGCGCAGGGGCAGGTGGATCGCGAGCGCGCAGCGGACATCATCAAGTCCGTGCGAGATTCAGGGCGCGTCATCCTGACCGAGTATGAATCCAAACAGTTGCTGGCTTCTTACGGCATTCCCACCGTGGAAACGCGCATCGTAGACAGCGAGGAGGCTGCGGTTCAGGCAGCGGACGCCATTGGCTACCCTGTGGTGCTTAAACTGCATTCGGAGACGATCACTCACAAGACAGATGTCGGCGGCGTTCAGCTGAATTTGACCGACGCGCAGGCTGTGCGCAACGCTTACTTGAGAATCAGGCAATCGGTCACGGAGAAGGCTGGGGCTGAGGACTTTTTGGGGGTAACTGTCCAGCCGATGGAAAAGGTCGAGGGATACGAATTAATTTTGGGCAGCAGCATTGATCCGCAGTTTGGTCCCGTCCTGTTATTTGGGCTGGGTGGTCAGCTGGTGGAGGTCTTCAAAGACAGTGCGCTTGCTCTTCCGCCCCTGACGACTACTCTGGCACGGCGGATGATGGAAAATACCCGCATCCATACCGCCCTGAAAGGTGTTCGCGGGCGTTACCCTGTGAATCTCGCCGCACTCGAACGCTTGCTTGTTCGTTTCTCGCAATTAATCACGGAGCAGCGCTGGATCAAGGAACTGGATATCAATCCCCTGATCGCTTCACCTGAAAAACTGCTGGCGTTGGATGCCCGCGTTGTATTGTATGACCGGGATACGAAGGAGGAGGACTTACCCAAACTTGCCATCCGTCCCTATCCGATCCAATATGTTGGATCGTGGACTGCGAAAAACAAAATGGAATTCGCCATTCGTCCCATCCTGCCCGAGGATGAGTCGCTGCTCGTAAAATTCCATGCCGCACTGTCAGATCGCAGCGTCTTCATGCGTTATCTGCAACCCATGATGTTCCAGGAACGCGTCGTGCACGAACGGCTTGCCCGCATCTGTCACTGCGATTATGACCGTGAAATTACCCTGGTGGCGGAGAGCGGGAGCGACGGCGGGGAACATGCCATTCTTGGTGTGGTCCGTTTGAGCAAGTTGCATGGGACAAATGGCGCGCGGTTGAGCATTCTGATCGCCGATCCATATCAAGGTATCGGACTTGGCGGCGAGTTGGTGCGCCGGGCGGTGGAAGTTGCCAGGCAGGAAAAACTCGACCACCTCAGCGCAGTTTTAACAAGCGACAATCAGGTGATGCAGCATATCTTTCAAAAACTTGGTTTCAGCATCGAGCCGGACGAAAACAAAAGGTTGTTGACAGCCAGGATCGAGTTATAG
- a CDS encoding Crp/Fnr family transcriptional regulator, translating to MTPRRKTPLRIEVTETHQCSVDLRLQILHGLPFFADLPHADVKQVNHLFHEYGYAPNETICFAGDPAERLFVVADGRVKLMRHSLSGKNVLLEMLTPGEFFGSLSALSGDVYPDTAEAQTQSCVLSISAADFRHVLEKHPKVALKLLEITALRLRDAQERVRQLSALTVEGRVANVLLVLGKKFGRRSDVGLLIEAPMTRDDLAAMTGTTTESASRVMSQFQKDGLIQTGRKWVSILDQKALEQAANAEAG from the coding sequence ATGACCCCTCGCAGAAAAACTCCCCTCCGTATCGAAGTGACCGAGACACATCAGTGCTCGGTGGATTTGCGTTTACAAATCCTGCACGGTTTGCCTTTCTTTGCCGATCTCCCTCATGCGGATGTTAAGCAGGTGAACCACTTATTCCACGAATATGGATACGCCCCCAACGAAACCATTTGCTTCGCGGGAGATCCCGCCGAGCGCCTCTTTGTGGTGGCAGACGGACGTGTCAAGTTGATGCGTCATTCGCTCTCGGGTAAAAACGTCCTGCTGGAGATGTTGACTCCCGGCGAATTTTTCGGTTCGCTCTCCGCCCTGAGCGGGGATGTGTACCCGGATACCGCCGAAGCCCAGACCCAATCCTGTGTGCTTTCGATCAGCGCCGCCGATTTTCGACACGTGCTGGAAAAACATCCCAAGGTCGCCTTGAAGCTTTTGGAGATCACTGCTTTGCGATTGCGTGATGCGCAGGAACGCGTCCGGCAATTGAGCGCGCTGACGGTCGAGGGACGAGTCGCAAATGTACTGCTTGTCCTGGGAAAAAAGTTTGGCAGGCGAAGCGACGTAGGCTTGTTGATCGAGGCGCCGATGACGCGCGACGATTTGGCGGCAATGACTGGCACAACCACTGAGTCCGCCAGCCGTGTGATGAGTCAGTTCCAGAAAGACGGCTTGATCCAGACTGGTAGAAAGTGGGTGTCCATTCTTGATCAAAAGGCATTGGAACAAGCCGCCAACGCCGAAGCAGGCTGA